A single window of Aspergillus puulaauensis MK2 DNA, chromosome 5, nearly complete sequence DNA harbors:
- a CDS encoding uncharacterized protein (COG:S;~EggNog:ENOG410Q1YG;~SECRETED:SignalP(1-29)) → MRSGLQKPGTVPFLALVIFCLLTLVPTLAKEWGFYSAHLAYLGLPRYDGRYSSSRVKNASIDTHTRSRILVSSNNCKSWLFGDFYSSCIDRNAQPHHSAINVPPRSSFEFGAELGNDPITYSATKEPSSITRGVTAFKEFMFQRWDDQQMTQPLPPWQESVEEISTASTHPTRTLTNLSISPASSSGQQRQPTPANELDVSSPAEYSTEGSLLFRLPLFIHETWQQVCHAGGHYFESLTTRYPSPNYNQPLIPNNPAPAPSKDEQEYLEHLHPEEQAQPERTSGEELLLNNGSSSQPDISRGLKDSQPTPTLMTAGQSKYIGFRRDSEHMRGSSMAIVIGLVAGIMWF, encoded by the exons ATGCGGTCGGGCCTGCAGAAACCCGGCACAGTCCCGTTTCTCGCCCTGGTTATTTTCTGCCTGCTCACTCTGGTGCCGACACTCGCGAAAGAATGGGGGTTTTACAGCGCACACCTCGCGTACCTGGGGCTTCCCCGCTATGATGGGCGAT ATTCTTCCTCCCGCGTCAAGAATGCTTCTATCGATACCCATACCCGATCGCGAATACTTGTGAGCAGTAACAACTGCAAATCGTGGCTATTCGGGGACTTTTATTCCTCGTGCATTGATCGCAATGCACAGCCACATCACTCCGCCATAAATGTTCCTCCGCGAAGCTCCTTTGAGTTCGGTGCGGAGCTAGGAAACGATCCCATAACGTACTCTGCAACGAAAGAACCATCGAGCATAACGCGAGGCGTAACTGCTTTTAAGGAATTTATGTTCCAACGCTGGGATGATCAACAAATGACGCAGCCTCTTCCGCCTTGGCAAGAGTCCGTTGAGGAGATATCTACTGCATCTACGCATCCTACGCGGACTCTCACCAACCTTTCTATATCACCGGCGTCATCTAGTGGCCAGCAGCGCCAACCAACGCCGGCCAACGAGCTCGATGTATCATCACCAGCGGAGTACTCCACTGAAGGTTCTTTGTTATTTCGATTACCTTTGTTTATTCATGAAACATGGCAGCAGGTCTGTCATGCTGGAGGTCACTACTTTGAGAGTTTGACGACTCGTTATCCCTCGCCCAACTATAACCAACCTCTAATACCCAACAACCCCGCACCCGCACCTTCTAAGGACGAACAGGAATATTTAGAGCACCTACATCCCGAAGAACAAGCCCAACCGGAGCGCACTTCAGGAGAAGAATTGCTGCTGAACAATGGCAGCTCATCACAGCCAGATATATCCCGGGGCCTAAAAGACTCACAACCAACACCTACATTAATGACTGCTGGCCAGTCCAAGTATATCGGGTTTAGACGAGATTCAGAGCACATGCGCGGCAGTTCAATGGCTATAGTGATAGGTCTAGTGGCCGGGATTATGTGGTTTTAG
- the ARG8 gene encoding acetylornithine transaminase (BUSCO:EOG09262OX9;~COG:E;~EggNog:ENOG410PG5K;~InterPro:IPR004636,IPR005814,IPR015424,IPR015421, IPR015422;~PFAM:PF00155,PF00202;~go_function: GO:0003824 - catalytic activity [Evidence IEA];~go_function: GO:0008483 - transaminase activity [Evidence IEA];~go_function: GO:0030170 - pyridoxal phosphate binding [Evidence IEA];~go_process: GO:0006525 - arginine metabolic process [Evidence IEA]), which yields MSFVRVASRRLPLAKRVVSAVESPLQRRYLSATSGAQNAVITPDPAADSVSVAFVNERAPYLVPTYVRPNPIMVKGQGCYLWDMENRRYLDLTAGIAVNSLGHCDPEIAKIIAEQAETLLHASNLYHNAWVGALSQDLITLTRESGGMRDAAQVFISNSGTEANEAAIKFARKTGRARDPSGAKHEVVSFQNSFHGRTMGALSATPNPKYQTPFSPMLPGFKYGTYNDIPQLQELVTEKTCGVIVEPIQGEGGVNVATPEFLSALRKRCDEVGAVLIFDEIQCGLSRTGSFWAHSHPSFAPASGEAAHPDILTTAKALGNGIPIGATLVSGKTVADNIKAGDHGTTFGGNPLACRVAHHIIHRLASPELQKSVQEKSELLVSGFKDLQKKYPNLVSEVRGRGLILGLQLSGAFAPKASEIVTAARERGMLIITAGDGCLRFVPPLTITAEQLKTGLKTLEQAFEAVSKA from the exons ATGTCATTTGTTCGTGTGGCGTCGCGGCGACTGCCGCTGGCGAAGAGAGTGGTCTCCGCGGTTGAGTCACCGCTGCAGCGGCGGTATTTGTCTGCGACTTCAGGAGCTCAG AATGCTGTGATCACCCCCGATCCTGCTGCCGACTCCGTCTCCGTCGCTTTCGTCAATGAGCGCGCACCGTACCTTGTTCCTACCTACGTTCGACCGAACCCGATTATGGTCAAGGGACAAGGATGCTACTTGTGGGATATGGAGAACAGGCGGTACCTGGATCTTACAGCCGGTATTGCTGTAAACTCTCTCGGTCACTGCGATCCGGAGATCGCAAAGATTATTGCCGAGCAG GCCGAGACCCTTCTTCACGCCTCCAACCTCTACCATAACGCCTGGGTTGGTGCTCTCAGCCAAGACCTCATCACATTAACCCGCGAGTCTGGTGGCATGCGCGATGCCGCTCAAgtcttcatctccaactccGGCACCGAGGCAAACGAGGCGGCCATCAAGTTCGCCCGTAAGACCGGACGTGCCCGCGACCCGTCTGGCGCAAAGCACGAGGTCGTATCCTTCCAGAACTCATTCCACGGCCGTACAATGGGCGCCCTCTCCGCTACACCAAACCCGAAATACCAGACTCCCTTCTCGCCGATGCTCCCCGGCTTCAAGTACGGAACATACAACGATATCCCCCAGTTGCAAGAACTCGTCACCGAGAAGACCTGCGGTGTGATCGTCGAACCCATCCAGGGTGAGGGTGGTGTCAACGTTGCTACCCCCGAGTTCCTCAGTGCTCTGCGCAAGCGCTGCGATGAGGTCGGGGCCGTTCTGATCTTTGATGAGATTCAGTGCGGACTTTCTCGAACCGGCAGTTTCTGGGCTCACTCCCACCCCTCTTTCGCGCCTGCATCCGGTGAGGCTGCACACCCCGacatcctcaccaccgcCAAGGCGCTGGGCAACGGTATCCCCATCGGCGCCACCCTCGTCTCCGGCAAGACCGTGGCCGACAACATCAAGGCCGGCGATCACGGTACCACCTTCGGTGGTAACCCTCTTGCCTGCCGCGTTGCACACCACATTATTCACCGCCTTGCCTCTCCAGAACTGCAAAAGTCCGTCCAGGAGAAGTCCGAGCTGCTAGTCTCTGGCTTCAAGGACCTGCAGAAGAAGTACCCTAACCTCGTCTCTGAGGTTCGCGGACGTGGTCTTATTCTCGGCCTCCAGCTCTCTGGGGCCTTCGCCCCCAAGGCATCAGAAATTGTCACCGCCGCGCGTGAACGGGGCATGCTAATTATCACCGCTGGTGACGGGTGTCTCCGGTTCGTCCCTCCTTTGACCATCACCGCGGAGCAGCTGAAGACCGGCCTGAAAACCTTAGAGCAGGCCTTTGAAGCGGTTTCGAAGGCTTAG
- a CDS encoding uncharacterized protein (COG:S;~EggNog:ENOG410PK2Z;~InterPro:IPR036318;~SECRETED:SignalP(1-20);~go_function: GO:0050660 - flavin adenine dinucleotide binding [Evidence IEA]), with amino-acid sequence MGLALLALSATIAITPIVAALDSGPGSVLSVSQSDWEAFNASVSGRLHNGAPLLAPCYKIFNRKEQAADTQQCTALQQSRDDAVFVSGQFGGYQQLNWAGCQATGDNCAMKITVPDSTLATGPCLQGSVSRRYVDARGVDDVQKTLRFASDNGLRLVVKNTGHDYLGRSSAPDSFGLWYFGSCMHYCCCC; translated from the exons ATGGGACTTGCTTTACTGGCACTCAGCGCCACTATCGCTATTACACCGATAGTGGCTGCTCTTGATAGCGGGCCTGGCTCGGTTTTGTCGGTCAGCCAATCGGACTGGGAGGCATTCAACGCGAGTGTTTCTGGGCGATTGCATAATGGGGCACCACTGCTTGCACCTTGTTACAAGATCTTCAACAGGAAGGAGCAG GCCGCAGACACTCAGCAGTGCACTGCCCTACAACAAAGCCGAGACGATGCCGTATTCGTATCCGGCCAGTTCGGCGGCTACCAGCAGTTGAACTGGGCAGGATGCCAGGCGACTGGAGACAACTGTGCGATGAAGATTACGGTGCCAGATTCGACCCTGGCCACGGGACCTTGTTTGCAGGGAAGCGTCTCGAGGAGGTATGTCGATGCGCGAGGAGTGGACGATGTGCAGAAGACGCTGCGTTTTGCGAGCGACAACGGGCTTCGATTGGTTGTGAAGAATACTGGGCATGATTACTTGGGTAGGAGTTCAGCTCCTGATTCATTTGGGCTTTGGTATTTTGGCTCCTGTATGcattattgttgttgttgttga
- the FMP21 gene encoding succinate dehydrogenase assembly factor 4 (BUSCO:EOG09265K4K;~COG:S;~EggNog:ENOG410PPXV;~InterPro:IPR012875;~PFAM:PF07896), with product MTISIVSRRVLARTSLTHPTRALFSTSRACRSDDSKPAFAFRQGPAPPRLPEEEQKVFEQLQKQSTGAFSTPRSAPQINQSPDSEPAKAEDGEEFHPDMKQGLKPEFEGEKNPTTGEVGGPKNEPLRWGAGGDWSYGGRVTDF from the coding sequence ATGACGATCTCCATCGTATCCCGGCGAGTGCTAGCTCGCACGAGCCTGACACACCCCACGCGCGCCCTTTTCTCAACCTCCCGCGCCTGCCGCTCCGACGACTCCAAACCAGCCTTCGCATTCCGTCAAGGGCCCGCACCACCCAGACTccccgaagaagaacaaaaggTCTTTGAACAACTTCAGAAACAATCTACAGGCGCATTCAGCACGCCTCGTTCGGCGCCGCAGATCAACCAGTCGCCCGACTCCGAACCCGCGAAGGCtgaagacggagaggagTTTCATCCGGATATGAAACAAGGACTCAAGCCCGAGTTcgagggagagaagaaccCTACGactggagaagttggagggCCCAAGAACGAGCCGTTGCGATGGGGAGCCGGCGGCGATTGGAGTTATGGAGGACGTGTTACGGACTTCTAG
- a CDS encoding cation diffusion facilitator family transporter (COG:P;~EggNog:ENOG410PF7X;~InterPro:IPR002524,IPR036837,IPR027470,IPR027469;~PFAM:PF01545,PF16916;~TransMembrane:5 (i173-194o200-221i242-264o284-303i339-359o);~go_component: GO:0016021 - integral component of membrane [Evidence IEA];~go_function: GO:0008324 - cation transmembrane transporter activity [Evidence IEA];~go_process: GO:0006812 - cation transport [Evidence IEA];~go_process: GO:0055085 - transmembrane transport [Evidence IEA]), with translation MEDSHFRHSASHHPHPFQTSSYGHARDHSLTEGTTTALEDQASQHNSAFDEEGQPPRYTEENDPFQLASKLKSDEEIQALHPLANTSRKRHGHGQGHGHGHNSTTSPPQAVRSSSALSTVPTLKTLKNASARRELQGFYQTQNENIERMLKPVEDHRRDARELNTNNQMKYKIAIYGSFVANILLSILQLYGAIASASLSLFTTMADSVFDPLSNLTLLLCNKTVNRVDPRKFPAGKARIETAGNITFCFLMTAVSILLIAFSIRDLAGGSDSETGDFHLPSVIAVAVAFCTKFALFVYCFALRNQVSQIRILWEDHRNDLLINGFGILTSVGGSKLRWWIDPMGAIILSVLISCLWLHTAYHEFQLLIGVTADTKMQQLITYISMTHSPLITAIDTVRAYTSGPRLVVEVDIVMDPSDSLRATHDVAEELQTKLESLPDVERAYVHVDYETTHKPEHFLKKEL, from the exons ATGGAGGACAGCCACTTCCGACACAGCGCCTCgcatcatccccatcccttCCAGACTAGCTCCTACGGCCACGCCCGCGACCACTCGCTCACTGAGGGTACTACCACCGCGCTAGAGGACCAAGCTTCTCAACACAACAGTGCTTTCGACGAAGAGGGTCAACCACCCCGATACACAGAAGAAAACGATCCGTTCCAGCTAGCGTCGAAGCTCAAATCAGATGAGGAAATCCAGGCACTGCATCCGCTAGCCAACACATCACGGAAACgccatggacatggacaggGACACGGACACGGTCATAATTCAACGACAAGCCCACCGCAGGCAGTGCGCTCGTCATCGGCCCTTTCGACAGTACCGACGTTGAAGACGTTGAAGAATGCCTCTGCGCGCAGAGAGCTGCAGGGCTTCTACCAGACGCAGAACGAGAATATCGAGCGGATGCTGAAGCCCGTTGAGGACCACAGACGGGACGCACGAGAGCTGAACACCAATAACCAGATGAAATATAAGATCGCGATCTACGGGAGTTTCGTGGCGAATATTTTGCTCTCGATTTTACAGCTATACGGAGCTATTGCGTCCGCGTCGCTATCGCTGTTCACGACGATGGCGGATTCAGTGTTTGATCCGTTGTCCAATCTGACGTTGTTGCTGTGCAATAAGACCGTGAACCGGGTTGACCCGCGCAAGTTTCCTGCTGGGAAGGCGCGGATTGAGACGGCGGGGAATATTAcgttttgctttttgatGACGGCTGTTTCGATACTGCTGATTGCGTTCTCGATCAGGGATTTGGCTGGCGGGTCGGATAGTGAGACGGGGGATTTCCATCTCCCGTCTGTTATTGCGGTTGCTGTGGCGTTTTGTACCAAGTTTGCGCTCTTCGTTTATTGCTTTGCGCTGAGGAATCAGGTTTCTCAGATTCGGATTCTTTGGGAGGATCATCGCAATGATCTGCTTATTAATGGCTTTGGTATACTTACTTCTGTTGGTGGGAGTAAGCTGAGGTGGTGGATTGATCCGATGGGTGCTATTATTCTTTCCGTCCTTATCAGCTGTCTCTGGCTTCACACAGCCTATCATGAGTTCCAGCTGCTCATTGGTGTTACTGCTGATACGAAGATGCAGCAGTTAATTACTTATATCT CTATGACCCATTCCCCTCTCATCACGGCCATCGACACTGTCCGCGCTTACACCTCTGGTCCGCGTCTcgttgtcgaggtcgacatTGTCATGGACCCGTCTGACTCCCTGCGCGCTACGCATGACGTTGCTGAAGAGCTGCAGACGAAACTCGAGTCTCTGCCTGATGTTGAGCGTGCCTATGTCCATGTTGATTATGAGACCACGCATAAGCCGGAGCATTTCTTGAAGAAAGAACTCTAA
- a CDS encoding E3 ubiquitin-protein ligase (COG:O;~EggNog:ENOG410PM7B;~InterPro:IPR002867,IPR044066;~PFAM:PF01485;~TransMembrane:1 (n2-10c15/16o450-473i)) gives MVLSLSVSSFSRSRSATTSPHRQRNGSNNTTSYSTTLSEALRNNPFAGGGSSQSQSQPQSQSQSRSRTPLPTLLEEQKQEQEELNNSLEALVRIFPDVKIEVFRELLVRFDGKSRLHVCVDQLIRHKDKWVAGRWNVPSTGPTGGEGAAAVQGVIPHEAESLVPRDEQFRTEEYKAAVKGILAKEFTGLSRSTVDAVLAEVNFCYPRARPVLQDLSKKTWRATFNSILPSFRRKKDKDDSHPLMLWQRLPDGESVPRLRETGCEALDNELHEALLAPILRARREERERVDLELAEDLNEKEAEAASALYECECCFTDVTFEQISTCSDSMHFICFNCIRHTVHQALFGQGWATSVDVERSTLKCLAPSTNEPCTGILSADLVKRAILLEKAGAETYAKFESRLASDALLRSQFKLIRCPFCSYAEVDPVYHPPTTGVNWRFRQNGLISTFVMTILFLDTILFLLLIAAALYLLKPTAIPTIFNNALFNLRLKLRMKKFTCANMNCRRTSCITCQKPWRDPHVCHEPLLLDLRATVEAARTAAVKRTCPRCGLSFVKSSGCNKLTCTCGYSMCYLCRKALGPPLTPPGNRRRLRYQENLNPFGNGPALEQDDDDDDEEEEHEGYRHFCEHFRVNPGARCTACNKCELYQDEDEEAVARRAGEKAECEWRIRHQMAGGTDGGAGAGARIPAVNVNRDLSMRTGRVDRRYSTMIMGPRGKSFWYWVDEMWRTGRWKTEGQALVDWIVERVIFIQEL, from the coding sequence ATGGTGCTCTCGCTATCTGTGTCTAGCTTCTCCCGATCCCGATCAGCAACTACCTCCCCGCATCGACAGAGAAatggcagcaacaacaccaccagctACTCTACAACCCTGAGCGAAGCTCTACGTAATAACCCGTTCGCCGGCGGCGGGAGTTCACAATCACAATCGCAACCTCAATCTCAGTCTCAATCTCGCTCGCGAACACCCCTCCCCACACTCCTCGAAGAGCAGAAACAAGAGCAGGAGGAACTCAATAACTCCCTGGAAGCCCTCGTTCGAATATTTCCCGATGTCAAAATTGAAGTCTTCCGCGAACTGCTGGTCCGGTTTGACGGGAAGAGTCGACTGCATGTCTGCGTTGATCAGCTCATTCGGCACAAGGATAAATGGGTAGCAGGGCGATGGAACGTTCCGTCAACTGGGCCCACAGGGGGAGAGGGTGCCGCGGCGGTGCAGGGCGTGATTCCCCATGAAGCTGAGTCTTTGGTTCCCCGCGACGAGCAGTTCCGGACGGAGGAGTACAAGGCCGCTGTGAAAGGGATCCTGGCGAAGGAGTTCACTGGGTTGAGTCGGAGTACCGTGGATGCTGTGCTTGCGGAAGTTAATTTCTGTTATCCCCGGGCGAGACCGGTTTTGCAGGATctgtcgaagaagacgtGGCGGGCTACGTTCAATAGTATTCTTCCGTCGTTTAGACGCAAGAAGGATAAGGATGATAGTCATCCGCTGATGCTGTGGCAGCGTCTGCCGGATGGGGAGTCTGTGCCCCGGTTAAGGGAGACTGGGTGTGAGGCTTTGGATAATGAACTGCATGAGGCGCTGCTGGCGCCAATACTTCGAGCACGACGGGAGGAGCGGGAACGGGTCGATTTGGAATTGGCTGAGGATTTGAATGAGAAGGAGGCCGAGGCGGCTAGTGCGTTGTATGAGTGCGAGTGCTGTTTTACGGACGTTACGTTTGAGCAGATCTCGACTTGCTCTGATAGCATGCATTTCATTTGCTTCAACTGTATCCGACATACTGTTCACCAAGCACTCTTCGGGCAGGGCTGGGCCACGTCCGTTGACGTTGAGAGGTCGACATTAAAGTGTCTAGCACCATCTACGAATGAGCCGTGTACCGGGATTCTCAGCGCCGATCTCGTCAAACGTGCGATCCTTCTCGAGAAAGCGGGTGCTGAGACTTACGCCAAATTTGAATCTCGACTTGCGTCCGACGCGCTTCTCCGCTCTCAGTTCAAGCTGATACGGTGCCCGTTTTGTTCCTACGCAGAGGTTGACCCTGTCTACCATCCACCCACAACCGGTGTTAACTGGCGGTTCCGCCAGAACGGACTTATTTCTACCTTTGTCATGACGATTCTCTTCTTGGATACGATACTTTTTCTACTTCTGATTGCCGCGGCTCTCTATTTACTGAAACCTACAGCTATTCCTACCATTTTTAATAACGCGCTATTCAATCTTCGCCTTAAACTCCGGATGAAGAAATTCACTTGCGCCAATATGAACTGCCGGCGGACCAGCTGCATTACATGCCAGAAACCATGGCGCGATCCGCACGTCTGCCATGAACCTTTACTCCTTGATCTCCGGGCCACCGTCGAGGCAGCTCGCACCGCCGCAGTGAAACGCACATGTCCACGATGCGGCCTCTCGTTCGTCAAATCCTCGGGTTGCAACAAACTCACCTGCACTTGCGGATACTCCATGTGCTATCTCTGCCGTAAGGCTTTGGGGCCACCACTAACCCCCCCGGGAAATAGACGGCGGCTCCGATACCAGGAAAACCTCAACCCATTCGGCAATGGGCCCGCACTGGAacaagacgacgacgacgacgacgaagaagaagagcatgaagGCTACAGGCATTTCTGCGAACATTTCCGCGTCAATCCTGGCGCGCGCTGCACAGCATGCAACAAATGCGAGCTCTAccaagatgaagacgaagaagccgttGCGCGGCGCGCAGGCGAGAAGGCCGAGTGCGAGTGGCGCATTAGACACCAGATGGCTGGTGGTACTGACGggggtgctggtgctggtgcacGTATCCCTGCTGTCAATGTCAACCGCGACCTTTCCATGCGAACGGGAAGAGTCGACAGGAGATATTCGACGATGATCATGGGCCCTCGCGGGAAGAGTTTCTGGTATTGGGTTGATGAGATGTGGCGAACTGGTCGGTGGAAGACTGAGGGGCAGGCGCTTGTAGACTGGATTGTAGAGAGGGTTATTTTTATTCAGGAGCTCTGA
- a CDS encoding lactonase family protein (COG:S;~EggNog:ENOG410PJFE;~InterPro:IPR015943,IPR019405;~PFAM:PF10282;~go_function: GO:0005515 - protein binding [Evidence IEA]) has translation MWRVRTITSVRSLRQLRSVGQSVRMKHHLMVGTWTRPGRIYTVAFDDEALTLELVKKTDIPEAEPISWMAFSHDKKAIYGSAMKKWNSFAVNSPTDIVHQVSHPVAGHPLAANEDTNTRAIFVLAAHKPPYNVYGNPFYKYAGFGNVFSVESDGRLAKNVQNYEYEPNTGIHGMVFDPTETYLYSADLQANKIWTHIKDATTGELTLVDCLEAPDPGDHPRWVEIHPSGKYLYALMEAGNRLAVYVIDERTHKPVFTHITYPLLPPGLPPRNKYRGDVTFTTRSGEYLFATTRSNHFDVTGYITAFKLGPSGNIERQLFIHPTSTSGGHSNAVSPCDFSDEWLALCDDQLGFVEIYRFRDENLSRVARVDIPEQGFGMNAIWYD, from the exons ATGTGGCGTGTGAGGACTATTACCTCTGTTAGATCTTTACGTCAATTGCGATCTGTCGGTCAATCAGTCAGAATGAAGCATCATTTGATGGTGGGCACCTGGACCCGTCCAGGTCGCATCTATACAGTCGCATTCGATGATGAGGCTCTGACCCTAGAGTTGGTCAAGAAGACCGACATTCCTGAAGCCGAGCCAATCTCGTGGATGGCATTCTCT CACGACAAAAAAGCGATCTATGGCTCTGCTATGAAGAAGTGGAATAGTTTCGCCGTGAACAGCCCTACCGATATTGTTCACCAGGTATCGCATCCCGTGGCCGGACACC CCTTGGCCGCCAACGAGGACACAAACACCCGCGCAATTTTTGTACTTGCAGCCCACAAGCCCCCATATAACGTCTACGGAAACCCTTTCTATAAGTACGCTGGCTTCGGAAATGTGTTCTCAGTAGAGTCGGATGGCCGTCTCGCCAAGAACGTGCAGAACTATGAGTACGAGCCCAACACCGGCATCCACGGCATGGTGTTCGATCCTACCGAGACCTACCTATACTCAGCCGATCTACAAGCCAACAAGATCTGGACACATATTAAGGATGCTACAACCGGCGAACTAACTTTGGTTGATTGCCTCGAGGCCCCTGATCCAGGTGACCACCCCCGCTGGGTCGAGATTCACCCCAGCGGAAAGTACCTCTATGCTCTTATGGAGGCTGGCAATCGTTTGGCTGTATATGTCATCGATGAGAGGACGCACAAACCTGTCTTCACCCACATAACCTACCCCTTGCTTCCTCCTG GCCTTCCCCCGCGTAACAAGTACCGCGGCGACGTCACTTTCACCACCCGCAGCGGCGAATATCTTTTTGCAACCACCCGCAGTAACCACTTCGATGTTACCGGCTACATTACTGCTTTCAAGCTGGGCCCAAGCGGCAACATTGAGCGTCAGCTATTCATTCACCCCACTTCCACTAGCGGCGGTCACTCCAACGCCGTGAGCCCTTGCGATTTCAGTGACGAGTGGCTGGCTCTTTGCGATGACCAGCTGGGCTTTGTAGAGATTTATAGATTCCGTGACGAGAACCTGTCCCGCGTAGCACGCGTGGATATCCCGGAACAGGGATTCGGCATGAATGCTATCTGGTACGACTAA
- the erg27 gene encoding protein erg27 (COG:S;~EggNog:ENOG410PN1T;~InterPro:IPR023410,IPR000308,IPR036815;~TransMembrane:1 (o68-88i)) produces MLAMSIPNAFAPCLPTTMSQLTTSQANDPEDCISVIDRESLFFWMASAEVDQKALGNFAAVMGLESPFLSAMLYKILGLSVMLSNKLLRARRRRRLDPTRETKSLQLYYHIVWLSREGLLILEEFVLPMVEGFVELKILAYKLRASFYHIFVLFHNKPAVHSPGIGSLSSNGTISNEASEPEPSPRDPNSRLSFSAKQPEVISVPSQRPDAFDISQRTLKVPQVPPGLAPVQAPRPISSFLLPSLDYTPTATACFNHAALLAERFLPGSHPLRLSIKLEYAAYIYDCLHDANASRKLAKQAIADVYNAREGMDDESFEDAAEIVGLLGKMVKRSAKKSSNGGSTTRSVTPRAESSRSEGNRTPTTARKTSPRTAATTPMPPSPKTPKPTTMNATTTVRTGQSPAAVPNPTMLNPI; encoded by the coding sequence ATGCTTGCGATGTCAATTCCGAATGCTTTTGCTCCTTGCCTACCTACCACGATGTCTCAATTGACGACCAGCCAGGCTAATGATCCTGAAGATTGCATTTCTGTTATAGATCGCGAGTCACTGTTCTTTTGGATGGCTTCAGCCGAGGTAGACCAAAAGGCCTTGGGCAACTTTGCCGCCGTGATGGGCCTGGAAAGCCCATTCTTATCGGCTATGTTGTATAAGATACTGGGCTTGTCGGTTATGCTCTCAAACAAACTGCTTCGCGcacggcgacgacggcgactgGACCCTACTCGCGAAACAAAGTCCCTCCAGCTGTACTACCACATCGTATGGCTTTCGCGCGAAGGTCTTTTGATTCTCGAAGAATTCGTCCTTCCCATGGTGGAAGGTTTCGTGGAGCTGAAGATCCTAGCTTATAAACTCAGAGCCTCATTCTACCATATATTCGTCCTATTCCATAACAAACCCGCCGTCCACTCACCAGGAATCGGCAGCCTCTCCAGCAACGGGACTATCTCCAACGAGGCATCAGAACCTGAACCATCACCGCGAGATCCGAATTCACGATTATCATTCAGCGCAAAGCAACCCGAAGTTATATCCGTTCCCAGCCAGCGCCCAGACGCCTTCGACATATCGCAGCGCACCTTGAAAGTGCCGCAGGTGCCCCCTGGCCTCGCGCCTGTCCAGGCACCTCGACCAATCTCCTCATTCCTTCTACCTTCCCTCGACTATACACCTACCGCAACCGCCTGCTTTAACCATGCCGCCCTCCTAGCCGAACGGTTCCTCCCCGGCTCACACCCCTTACGCCTATCCATAAAGCTCGAATACGCCGCATACATATATGACTGTCTCCACGACGCCAATGCGAGCCGCAAACTCGCAAAACAAGCCATTGCCGATGTTTACAATGCGCGAGAAGGCATGGACGATGAAAGTTTCGAAGATGCAGCCGAAATCGTCGGACTCTTGGGCAAAATGGTGAAGCGCAGCGCTAAAAAGAGTAGTAATGGAGGAAGCACAACTCGTAGTGTGACACCCAGAGCTGAAAGCTCGCGCAGCGAAGGGAACCGGACTCCAACGACTGCGAGGAAAACATCGCCGAGGACCGCGGCGACGACACCTATGCCCCCGTCTCCAAAAACGCCTAAGCCTACGACGATGAACGCCACTACAACCGTGAGGACTGGCCAATCGCCTGCTGCGGTGCCGAATCCGACTATGTTGAATCCGATCTGA